The following proteins are encoded in a genomic region of Nicotiana sylvestris chromosome 4, ASM39365v2, whole genome shotgun sequence:
- the LOC104238983 gene encoding protein RICE SALT SENSITIVE 3-like isoform X2, translating into MEGGLPMLNCLLQQTLRSLCTCSDSSSNVSNKWVYAVFWKILPRNYPPPKWDRGGGLLDRAKGNKRNWILVWEDGFCDFYECERSKREFVRIKFGADIFFKMAHEVYNFGEGVVGKVAADNSHKWVFKDAPNEKESSFICSWNLSIEPQPRAWEVQFNSGIQTIAIISVREGIIQLGSFNKVVEDLNLVVSIQRKFSYLQSIPGIYAIQRPFLPMQHPYTDKPKDTSLVNETDNQMDDKNQLIGSKRLQGERLHEFPVKAINIGYNSPQGMASLPLWSIPSLLHSVPSNLGAFLSKVPARAPSSYANAVHDSIFHDGIMKTTTNQNIKVDGLDHLKFDVAEEDDKFSLDHTMSR; encoded by the exons ATGGAAGGTGGACTTCCCATGCTAAACTGTCTGTTACAGCAAACACTGAGAAGTCTCTGTACTTGCTCTGACTCTTCTTCTAATGTGTCTAATAAGTGGGTCTATGCTGTCTTCTGGAAGATTCTCCCCAGAAATTATCCTCCACCTAA ATGGGATCGTGGAGGAGGCTTGCTTGATCGTGCTAAAGGAAACAAGAGAAACTG GATTCTTGTTTGGGAAGATGGTTTCTGTGACTTCTATGAATGCGAACGATCCAAAAGGGAATTTGTAAGGATAAAATTTGGTGCTGACATCTTCTTTAAAATGGCTCATGAGGTTTATAATTTTGGTGAAGG AGTTGTGGGCAAAGTTGCAGCAGATAATAGTCACAAATGGGTGTTTAAAGATGCCCCAAATGAAAAAGAATCAAGCTTTATTTGCTCATGGAATCTGTCCATTGAACCT CAACCAAGAGCCTGGGAAGTTCAGTTCAATTCAGGCATTCAG ACTATTGCAATTATATCTGTTAGGGAAGGAATCATTCAGCTTGGCTCATTTAATAAG GTTGTTGAAGATCTTAATTTAGTAGTTAGCATTCAGAGGAAATTCAGCTACCTTCAAAGTATACCAGGAATCTATGCAATTCAAAGACCATTTTTGCCAATGCAACATCCATACACTGACAAGCCAAAAGATACCTCTTTAGTTAACGAGACGGATAATCAAATGGATGACAAAAACCAGCTAATTGGTTCGAAAAGACTTCAGGGTGAACGATTACATGAGTTTCCGGTTAAGGCCATCAACATAGGTTATAATAGCCCACAAGGCATGGCTAGTCTACCTTTGTGGTCAATTCCTTCTCTTTTGCATTCAGTGCCAAGTAACCTTGGCGCTTTTCTTTCTAAAGTGCCTGCGCGAGCACCATCTAGTTATGCTAATGCAGTACATGACAGTATTTTTCATGACGGAATTATGAAGACCACTACAAACCAGAACATTAAGGTTGATGGATTAGATCATTTAAAGTTTGATGTAGCCGAGGAAGACGACAAATTTTCCTTAGACCATACAATGAGTCGATGA
- the LOC104238983 gene encoding protein RICE SALT SENSITIVE 3-like isoform X1, protein MEGGLPMLNCLLQQTLRSLCTCSDSSSNVSNKWVYAVFWKILPRNYPPPKWDRGGGLLDRAKGNKRNWILVWEDGFCDFYECERSKREFVRIKFGADIFFKMAHEVYNFGEGVVGKVAADNSHKWVFKDAPNEKESSFICSWNLSIEPQPRAWEVQFNSGIQVQTIAIISVREGIIQLGSFNKVVEDLNLVVSIQRKFSYLQSIPGIYAIQRPFLPMQHPYTDKPKDTSLVNETDNQMDDKNQLIGSKRLQGERLHEFPVKAINIGYNSPQGMASLPLWSIPSLLHSVPSNLGAFLSKVPARAPSSYANAVHDSIFHDGIMKTTTNQNIKVDGLDHLKFDVAEEDDKFSLDHTMSR, encoded by the exons ATGGAAGGTGGACTTCCCATGCTAAACTGTCTGTTACAGCAAACACTGAGAAGTCTCTGTACTTGCTCTGACTCTTCTTCTAATGTGTCTAATAAGTGGGTCTATGCTGTCTTCTGGAAGATTCTCCCCAGAAATTATCCTCCACCTAA ATGGGATCGTGGAGGAGGCTTGCTTGATCGTGCTAAAGGAAACAAGAGAAACTG GATTCTTGTTTGGGAAGATGGTTTCTGTGACTTCTATGAATGCGAACGATCCAAAAGGGAATTTGTAAGGATAAAATTTGGTGCTGACATCTTCTTTAAAATGGCTCATGAGGTTTATAATTTTGGTGAAGG AGTTGTGGGCAAAGTTGCAGCAGATAATAGTCACAAATGGGTGTTTAAAGATGCCCCAAATGAAAAAGAATCAAGCTTTATTTGCTCATGGAATCTGTCCATTGAACCT CAACCAAGAGCCTGGGAAGTTCAGTTCAATTCAGGCATTCAGGTGCAA ACTATTGCAATTATATCTGTTAGGGAAGGAATCATTCAGCTTGGCTCATTTAATAAG GTTGTTGAAGATCTTAATTTAGTAGTTAGCATTCAGAGGAAATTCAGCTACCTTCAAAGTATACCAGGAATCTATGCAATTCAAAGACCATTTTTGCCAATGCAACATCCATACACTGACAAGCCAAAAGATACCTCTTTAGTTAACGAGACGGATAATCAAATGGATGACAAAAACCAGCTAATTGGTTCGAAAAGACTTCAGGGTGAACGATTACATGAGTTTCCGGTTAAGGCCATCAACATAGGTTATAATAGCCCACAAGGCATGGCTAGTCTACCTTTGTGGTCAATTCCTTCTCTTTTGCATTCAGTGCCAAGTAACCTTGGCGCTTTTCTTTCTAAAGTGCCTGCGCGAGCACCATCTAGTTATGCTAATGCAGTACATGACAGTATTTTTCATGACGGAATTATGAAGACCACTACAAACCAGAACATTAAGGTTGATGGATTAGATCATTTAAAGTTTGATGTAGCCGAGGAAGACGACAAATTTTCCTTAGACCATACAATGAGTCGATGA